From Dendropsophus ebraccatus isolate aDenEbr1 chromosome 10, aDenEbr1.pat, whole genome shotgun sequence:
caaatctggagacaagagaggagaaaagtggaaaagtgaccatgtttttgtagcgctggataactcctttaatggtTTTCCTTTCTAAAAGCTATAGACCTTACCTTCTTCCCAGTAAGAACCGAAACACCTCCATGCTCTGTAGACATCAGTTCCTCTGGGGCCACATAGAAAGAGGGTGGCTGGAAAAAGATGCTGTGCAGAGGAAGGAGGTTATACAGCGATCATATAGCGCTCTACAACCGtctatacctgcactgtatacacatgtGCCAGATAATATAGTCTCCTTACCTCCTTTCTTTGCCATTCCACTGTTTAAAGCGCAGGGTTTCTGTAACATTAGGATCATCTGAGAACCAGAGTTCTTTGGAAAGAGGTGGTCGCATATAAGGAAGGTCCGACTCATCCGACACAATCAGGACCTGGAGTGGCGATTACATAGATcaatactgtacatatgtattgcattaattcctatgagcaatcagtgcattgctcTTAGGAGTTCTTTAGCAGGGTCTACAATTaagtgtgtcattgcaaagtacaattggcatTGTTAAAAATAAGGGTTcctatgggtctgtaggtgaaaaatgcaagtgctatggccgtttaaacacgaggaggaaaacaataaagtgcaaaaacaaaaattggctcagttcttaaggagttaaaaaataaacaaataaaaaaaaaacacatgttaaagggaaccattcaccccgtggccccaggcagaaactgacatacagtgacataaaggtcgatatacttaccacatcgctcccggtcccgtcccggatcccgttgttgacacggagaaatcgctgaatcttcttcttgcgcccattatggtaatgagccgagatgagtccaacgcccataggaaacgacggacgagtccaacttattcatgaggtcctcttctcgacGACGCCCAtacacgcctcctggaacttgattgacgtcttcagtctacTGACGAATTCCcgtgcaggcgccgttgcgatggtctcgtcacctcttctgcgcctgcgcggtaaacagaaTACGTGCTCGAGACAATCCGCGCACGCGcagggatccggcgagaagaaagaagacgaggaggaagaagacccggcgtcaatcaagtgtcggaggcggggagaagcctggacttcgggcccggcggcgctcattaccataatgggcgcgagaagaagaatcagagatttctccgtgtcaacaacgggatccgggacgggaccgggagcgatgtggtaagtatatcgacctttatgtcactgtatgtcagtttctgcctggggccacggggtgaatggttccctttaaaagttttgatcagttggcaTCAGACCCCCACTCACTGCTAGAATAAGGGCTTCTCTTTCTGCACAACACAAGATGGTCCCATAGAATTAGATTAGGATTCCCTCTTGGTCACCTGCACAAAGCTGGAGAGACAACGCACTTCTTACAGCTCATTCTAGCAATTACTTGAGGTCTTAACATTCAGACCCTAACTGAtcaaaactgttgacatgtcaaaagttttagtttttttcaagAGACTCAGGCAAATATCCAAACATAACACACTTGCTGAAAAGTCTGAGCACACTCACCTTTGCACCTGGATCTCTTGCACGTATGGATCGTGCAGCAGCAAATGAAGCGGTACCTCCACCAATGAGGAGAAATGGTACATGGGATGGCAGAGCAGCGGGAGGTGGAACTTTCTCTGTTTGCTTTTctgataataaataaaaaaaggttgTTAATCATACAAATGTAATACAGGCAAATAGTAAAATGCAACACCCAGGACAGATAAATGCCATAGCCCTATGTCTTACCTTCCTTTTCAACAGCAGCTTCTTTGGATTCCGCTATTGGAGCAAAAGGAAATAATTAATAAGGTGTCAAAAAatataaacatgaaaaaaaaaattatatataatgtgtatatatacccatacacacTGCTTACCTGTGCTACTAGGACTCTCCTGTTTCTCTGCAGTAACAAAAAAATTAAGTCAATAAAATGATATAGAGGGAAATAAACTACACAGCGACACAACCACAcatcttaggctgcgttcacactacgtatatttcagtcagtattgcaaccaaaaccaggagtggattaaaaacacagaaaggatctgtccacacaatagtgaaattgagtggatggccgccatataacagtaaataacggccattatttcaatataacagccgttgttctaaaataacagcaaatatttgccattaaatgccggccatccaatcaattacaccattgtgtgaacagagcctttctgtgttttcaatccactcctggttttggtttcaatactgactgaaatatacgtattgtgaacgcagcctaaagatgTATTGCCATATTCAATATGTATTGTACAACAATAGGATGTTCTACAAGCCCCCAAAAGGCGGGTGGTCTCGGAATCTTGCATGACTGAGAAAACTCCTTTTTGAtcatgaagtgtcaaagaggcgggatCTTTATCTTTAATGCGCTGCTTTCCACACAATAGCCACGCTGGCACCATGTAGCAGATATGACTGATAGCTCTTGCAGTTTTTTAACTTGCCATTAAGGCTGTCAACCATAGCTGAGAGGCAGGCAGCTCAGAGAACAGTAGATCCCGCCCCTTTGTCATTTCTGGCTGACGGGACATTAAAAAGCAGGTATGGATGCCTTTGCCTTCCTGATGACTATTTCGAGCTGTCAGCAGTTTTGCTTATACCTATGTACCTATTGTTTCAGAAGATTTTTAAATCCTGTGGTTTTGTTGGATTAACCCTTCATAGTTGTGGCAACGTGATGTTAGTGCTACCACTGCTGTTACTGAGCCCCTGAGAGTCCCCCATGCTGCTCAAGGGCCCAGACCAGAACTAGAATTTGCCAGTAGTTCACAGTTACTTCCTTTTCCCTACTTACCCGTCCAGGCTCTCACCTGCACACAGCAGTAACAAAACCCCACCCCAACTTCTTGTGATCTGTCCTGGTTTCATCATTACTAGAGACAGATGCAGCCTAACAACAGGAAGCGGACAGCAGACTGCATGGAAGCGAGACACCTAGGGGCCAAGACATTAGAACGTGCTCACTGGGGTAATTAGCCATTTTAtggtaaataaagtgatttacaaatatgtacaaATTGACACAGGAAGTGGTTTATAACAACAGCTTCCATTCAAATATAAAACTAATTTGTAGGTTAAACATACAAACCTATGTTCTCTTTAATGGTCTGGATAGTCAAAATCCTTTCCTTATATCGTGTTTTATCTCTGCTTAACGTTCTGTACAACTAGAAAAGACAGAAATTCTTTAGATAAAACTACACAGAACTTTTTAACAAACAGAAAAGGTTCTAAactcagttttcttttttttagagttaGAGGCGTATACCCGTCATTTCacatttatttactgtatattgaATAGAACATGTACTATTGATTAGGGCTCTGTGCCCCCCGAGGGAGATTGGCGCCCCGGCccatttgttttgaatggagccgcAGGTCTGAGCCTGACCCAcaactctatttattctctatggagccaccggacAGAACTAAGCACAGCACTGTACTCTTTCCAACGGCTccttagagaataaatggagctgcgAGTCAGACGCTAGCCAGcgtatccattaaaaaaaaaaaagtcagggggTTGATCTAGAAATCCCCAGGGGGCACAAAGGTTCAGACCCCCCAATAATCTCACCGCTTTAATTATGATACTCTTCGTATAGATTGTAAAAAATAGTGTTCATCATTGATTGTATGAAGAATTTTGACATTGACTTATATAGTATAGTGCCCCACGGTGGTCAAAGTATATAGCAGTGTTTATGTCCCTACTGAGCTGAATGCTGGTGGtcacacacatgctcagtcatccAAGTCCTCTATTCACTGCAGAACAGCCAACAATATGGTATAGCTTTCTGCACGTCAgatggagcagaatctctgtagAAGCATGGCCTCTCTGCTATACGTGGTTCTTTttgtctattcctgagcaccagcccAACATGAAGCacccccctctgtgacgcagctccatttattctaatggagccgcattacAGAGGGGagttcgtcacactgggggcaggccggcccgtcTCCAGAGCTTCATGCCGGaccagtgctcggtaatagaccagcaccgtgTGCGGAAAccaggctgtggttcaaaaaacgaCCACAGCAACGGCATCCCTGCACCATCGCCGGTCcttttatgtaaaaaacaaaaaagtggtgTACCTAgcggtacatttactttaataaaacctattgccTTATGATGTGATTGCGCAAATCATCCACCTAGCTTATACTTACATATATTCCACCTCCTAGTGCAGTGAATCCAACCAATATCCCATAGGCGGCGCCACCGGGGGACGGGACATTAGGGGCGCCACTGGCGTTTCTCAATGCTTGGTTATAGGGTGAGGTAAAGCGCTGTAACAAACAGTCTGTAATGAGAGGTGACAGGTTAGAAAGACAGACAGAGAGCGGAATTCTCTCAGTTACTAAATAAGCAGATGCCAAGGATGTTCTGTAGGTTTAAGAAGCTGCTTAAAGTGTTTCTGTTATTTATAGTCATGTCTGATATGTTattaaacatgtcaaaagttactgatcacacccAAGATACAGCAGGGGGAAGTGCACAGCAGTtctcttcactttttttttttttttttttaaaaagacagtgaccatttaaaggatttttttttcctacaaaGAACACTTGTCACTCATACATACAATAGGTGACAAGTGTCTGACTGATGGGGGTCTGACCAATGGGATCTTCCCAATGATTATAAGAACCCCACTTCTAGGTCGCTGCAGTATTGCTGGATGGAAAGTGCCCCACTATCTTACTGTACATGGATACCTGAGTTTCAGGTGTCCGGATCTCCATACTGGTGGCTATCCCACCAGTCAGACCCCCTTCTATCATACATTGATCCCATATCCTGCCATAGCTGTGGGTCTACAGTTTGTGACAATGCCCCTTTAAGGGCCTGACTGCTCAGTGATCTATAGGTAGCTATATCCAGCACTGTGTTCTGTTATTCCTCAGGTGATGTTACTCACTGATCTCCTATATAACACTGCTCTCTTATAATTCACTTGCAGCAGCTGGCAGCCCTTGAAGGACACATAGGGCACCATAGCCTGCTGACCAGTTACCAGTTATACAATGCATATGGAGGCCGTGCCCATGCCCTCCGCCACTCACTGCTGCCGGACTGTAACTTCTGCCTCGCCTGTGCCCCGCCATGAGCCGCTCTCAGCCCTAGGGCAACCGCTCTGGACAGCGCCATGACAGGTCCTGACTGGCGGTGACGTCACGGCGCCGCTCTATGTGTTCCGGCCGGAGGACGAAAGAAGCTGGCGCCGCCATGTTTAGTGAGGGCAAGGAGTTTAGCAAAACTGCAAAATTCACGCAGTTCTTGCAATTGTGTCAGTCGCATGTAATGTGCGACATCTCTGCCAGCTGCTCTGGGTGATAATTCGCTGTAATGACAGGACTATAACGTGACCGGCTATCTCTGGAAGGTCGCCGCTGTGTGCCTCCATGGTGCCGGCTACAATGTGGCGCCTCTGTAGGTGGCGGCTCCTCGTCAGGGCGGCGCAGCGCGGCTATAGAGAAGCGCGGGGCCCTCAGCTCCTCACCACCCCCATATTCTACGTCAACGCGGCTCCGCACCTCGGCCACGTGTACTCCGCCCTGCTGGCTGATGTGCAGCACAGACATGCCGCACTGTGTGGACGGAACACGCGGCTCAGCACCGGTAAGAGCGCCGGGCACTCATAGAGGAAGTAAGGGTATAACCCTAAACCGGTGAATGGAAGTGTGGAGGtgttgttgcccatagtaaccaaaaAATGTCACCTCAGTATTAGAGACCAGGGGGCAACATCTCCGCACCTGAAACATGAGTGAGAGGAGAGGAGCGGCCATTAAAGAAAGCGGAATCCACCGCACCGACTCTGtaaattctgcctcttttgctTAGTGTGCAGGGGCCCCTACATGGAACAGACTGCGCCAACCGGAGAAGCCCCTAGGCCTGATGGCACCGCTGTGGGCAGCTCTGCGCCCTGGAGCCTGGGGGGTTCTTGTCACTGTCGGCCGCCTGCAATACAGTAACCTTGTGGGGTTTTATAACACGTCACACGCTATTAATATTAAAATTAATTATCTTAGTGAAAAAGACAGACCAGGCAAAACTGCCTCACACCCCTAAAATTTAGCCAAATCCAAGACCAGCCTCTAGAGCTAACTCAGACCCCAGACTACACCCCTAAAACTACCTCAGACCCCAGACTACACCCCTAAAACTACCTCAGACCCCAGACTACACCCCTAAAACTACCTCAGACTACACCCCTAAAACTACCTCAGACCCCAGACTACACCCCTAAAACTACCTCAGACCCCAGACTACACCCCTAAAACTACCTCAGACCCCAATCTACACCGCTACGACTACCTCAGACCCCAGACTACACCCCTAAAACTACCTCAGACCCCAGACTACACCCCTAAAACTACCTCAGACCCCAGACTACACCCCTAAAACTACCTCAGACTCCAGACTACACCCCAAAAACTACCTCAGACCCCAGACTACACCCCTAAAACTACCTCAGACCCCAGACTACACCCCTTAAACTACCTCAGACCCCAGACTACACCCCTAAAACTACCTCAGACCCCAATCTACACCGCTACGACTACCTCAGACCCCAGACTACACCGCAAAAGCTACCTTAGACCCCAGACTACACCGCTAAAGCTACTTCAGACCCCAGACAACACACCGCTAAAGCTACCTCAGACCCCAGACTATACCGCCAATGCTACCTCAGACCCCAGACTACACTACTAAAACTACCCCAAAACCCAGACTACACTACTAAAACTACCTCAGACACCAGACTACACCACTAAAGCTACCTCAGACCCCAGACTACACCACAAGTACCTCAGACTACACCACTAAAACTACCTCAAACCCCAGACTACACCACTAAAACTACCCCAGAAcacagaccagacacctaaaACTACCTCAGACTCCTGACAAGACCACTAAAACTAAATCAGACCCCAAACCAGCCCCTAACACTAACttagaccccagactagaccactAAAACTAACAAATAAATTCACACTCCAGACTGGACCTCTAAAAATACTATAGATTTTTAGGCCAGACTCCCAAAATTAACTCTAATAAGTCCTGCTGAATTATTAGAATagaccccatcctcctccagagcaTCTGTGGTGTCAGGTGCCCAGATTCTTGGTCGGAAGTCACACTAGCAGGTGTTCCTAGCAGGAGAATCTGTCTTGTCCTAACAGGGTCACGAGTTTGACACCTCTTCTCTCCAGTAAAGataatatgtatgtgtgttatttCCAGGCACTGATGAACATGGCATCAAGGTACAGCAAGCTGCCTCTACGGTGGGTTCGGACCCCTCTGACTTCTGTGCCGCCGTTTCCCAGCAGTTCCGCATGATGTTTGACACCATGGCCATCTCTTACACAGACTTTGTGCGCACCACAGAGCATCGTCACGCACAAGCAGTTTGTCACTTCtggaagaagctggaggaggaaggaTATATCTATAAGGGGACGTATCAGGGCTGGTACTGCACCTCCGATGAAGCCTTCCTAAGTGAGGATCAAACGGTGGAGAGCAGAGATGTAGACGGCAACAAGATCCGAGTGTCTGCCGATAGTGGACATCAGGTACTGGATGGAGGATAGACCTGAAGATTATAAGCCAGACCAAACAATGTAAATTTGGTCAGATTTCTATGTAGTCAATTCTATTTGACTTTTATCTTTTTTTAGGTCCACTGGATGAGTGAGGAAAATTACATGTTCAGACTCTCTCAGCTACGTCCTAAGCTCCTTGACTGGCTTCAGACTGAGCCAATCCATCCGGCGCCTTTCCTTCGTATTGTCCGCCAGTGGCTGGAGGAGGAGTTACCAGATCTTTCTGTGTCTCGACAACGTAATCGGGTATCGTGGGGAATCCCTGTTCCATCTGACCCATCCCATACTATCTATGTCTGGCTGGACGCCTTGATTAACTATCTAACTGTTGCAGGATATCCAGATCAAAACATGGCTTCCTGGGGACCCTCAACGCATTTGCTGGGTAAAGATATTTTGCGCTTTCACGCCATCTATTGGCCAGCTTTCTTATTAGCGGCAGGTCTTCCCCCACCCAACAAATTACTTGTCCACTCTCACTGGACCTGCAATGGCGTTAAGATGTCCAAGAGCCTCCAGAATGTTGTGGACCCTACAGAATGCATTAAGCAGTATACAAGAGATGGGCTGCGGTATTTCTTGTTACGTCACGGTTCCCCCGAGCGAGACTGTGACTTCACGCACCATACTGTTCGCAAATTGTTAAATTCTGAGCTTGCGGATGCACTTGGTGGACTTCTAAACCGCTGCACTGCACGCACCATAAATCCTGGACAATGCTGGCCATATTATCAGATcaatagtgtgccccctgctgcacA
This genomic window contains:
- the MARS2 gene encoding methionine--tRNA ligase, mitochondrial isoform X1, translated to MVPATMWRLCRWRLLVRAAQRGYREARGPQLLTTPIFYVNAAPHLGHVYSALLADVQHRHAALCGRNTRLSTGTDEHGIKVQQAASTVGSDPSDFCAAVSQQFRMMFDTMAISYTDFVRTTEHRHAQAVCHFWKKLEEEGYIYKGTYQGWYCTSDEAFLSEDQTVESRDVDGNKIRVSADSGHQVHWMSEENYMFRLSQLRPKLLDWLQTEPIHPAPFLRIVRQWLEEELPDLSVSRQRNRVSWGIPVPSDPSHTIYVWLDALINYLTVAGYPDQNMASWGPSTHLLGKDILRFHAIYWPAFLLAAGLPPPNKLLVHSHWTCNGVKMSKSLQNVVDPTECIKQYTRDGLRYFLLRHGSPERDCDFTHHTVRKLLNSELADALGGLLNRCTARTINPGQCWPYYQINSVPPAAHSELQRLLGAVQELPRLVDQYMTRFQANKALEAIDSSVRCSNAFFQSQAPWKLSKGEEKDKAWGQCVLYITLESLRLYATLLQPAVPGLAKTILDRLGVPDMYRTLKGNHFFAATLGENCSFQGQTLGTECGLLYPRLEADKE
- the MARS2 gene encoding methionine--tRNA ligase, mitochondrial isoform X2, which produces MMFDTMAISYTDFVRTTEHRHAQAVCHFWKKLEEEGYIYKGTYQGWYCTSDEAFLSEDQTVESRDVDGNKIRVSADSGHQVHWMSEENYMFRLSQLRPKLLDWLQTEPIHPAPFLRIVRQWLEEELPDLSVSRQRNRVSWGIPVPSDPSHTIYVWLDALINYLTVAGYPDQNMASWGPSTHLLGKDILRFHAIYWPAFLLAAGLPPPNKLLVHSHWTCNGVKMSKSLQNVVDPTECIKQYTRDGLRYFLLRHGSPERDCDFTHHTVRKLLNSELADALGGLLNRCTARTINPGQCWPYYQINSVPPAAHSELQRLLGAVQELPRLVDQYMTRFQANKALEAIDSSVRCSNAFFQSQAPWKLSKGEEKDKAWGQCVLYITLESLRLYATLLQPAVPGLAKTILDRLGVPDMYRTLKGNHFFAATLGENCSFQGQTLGTECGLLYPRLEADKE